The window GATGGGCTTCATCGCTTCTTTCTTCGTTTGGTTTAACAATACTGCTTATCCCAGCGAATTCTACGGTCCCACTGGTCCGGAAGCTTCTCAAGCGCAAGCCTTTACCTTCTTGGTCCGCGACCAACGCCTCGGTGCCAACATTGGTTCTTCTCAAGGACCCACCGGTCTTGGTAAGTATCTAATGCGCTCTCCCACCGGAGAAATTATCTTCGGCGGCGAGACTATGCGCTTCTGGGACTTCCGCGGTCCTTGGCTGGAACCCTTGCGCGGTCCCAACGGTTTGGATCTGAACAAGCTGAAAAACGACATTCAACCTTGGCAGATTCGCCGTGCGGCTGAATACATGACCCACGCACCCCTGGGTTCCATTAACTCCGTGGGCGGCGTGGCAACGGAAATTAACTCCTTCAACTACGTGTCGCCGCGTGCTTGGTTGGCAACCTCTCACTTTGTGCTTGGCTTCTTCTTCTTGGTCGGACACCTGTGGCACGCTGGTCGCGCTCGTGCTGCCGCTGCTGGCTTTGAAAAAGGCATCGATCGCGAAAGCGAACCCGTGCTTGCCATGAGAGATCTCGACTAGAAACGTTTGGCAATTTCACTGGTGGGGATTGGCCCCACCAAGCCAAAGAAATTCTAAAGGACCCCTCCATGTAGTTTTATGGGGGGGATTTTTTGATGGACAATTGGGAGGGGACTGGGGACAATAAAAGGAAAGATACGTTGCGTTTGGTGTTCGATCTATGGACTATGCGGACTTCAATGGCGAACTAAGCTGGACCCCAGAAGCCAAGGCGAAATTGAAAAATATTCCCTATTTCGTGCGATCGCAAGCCAGACAGCGAATCGAACAACTGGCTTTGGAGGAAGAATTGGAGGAAGTAACCGCCGAGATTGTAGAACGAACTCGGTTGGAATTTGGTCAGTAGGCATTTAGCATGGTGCTAGCAATTTCCAATTCTCAAAGGAAATGGGACTAACCTAATCACTGGACAAAAATCGACATTCGTGTTGATTGCGTTCGGTTAGTCCAGCCTTGGTCTCGTAGCAGACTCCG is drawn from Geitlerinema sp. PCC 9228 and contains these coding sequences:
- a CDS encoding PCP reductase family protein, which translates into the protein MDYADFNGELSWTPEAKAKLKNIPYFVRSQARQRIEQLALEEELEEVTAEIVERTRLEFGQ